A genomic segment from Dethiosulfovibrio russensis encodes:
- a CDS encoding YdcF family protein, with protein sequence MFFVYKLLGATTTPLVFLSLAILVGTFFTIHHRRRRPLLFFGPSIIILSVVVLLSLSLPVTSHLLLRQVEIERKELPQKGSTPVVMILSGGFTRKNSGESEPGPFTTQRLIEGASLARQKGYPILLSGGLSYDRGESIARSMERSIRRWGYKGEIMLEENSRTTWENMTYSASILRHKGVDRIVLVTNSFHMKRSLWMAKKAMPDIEVYPYAIGSLADDMNSDPLKWIPTAGALRDSTLAWREIVGLTVYRILESRLPRPDHP encoded by the coding sequence ATGTTCTTCGTCTATAAACTGCTGGGGGCCACAACTACCCCTTTGGTATTTTTATCCCTTGCGATACTCGTAGGGACCTTCTTTACGATTCACCACCGTAGAAGAAGGCCCCTTTTGTTCTTTGGCCCGTCCATTATAATCTTAAGCGTCGTGGTTTTGTTGTCCCTGTCCTTACCTGTAACCAGTCACCTGTTGTTGAGACAGGTAGAGATCGAGAGAAAAGAGCTTCCACAGAAGGGATCTACACCGGTGGTCATGATACTCAGTGGAGGCTTCACCAGAAAAAATTCCGGAGAATCCGAACCGGGACCTTTTACGACCCAGCGCCTGATAGAGGGAGCTTCGCTCGCAAGACAAAAAGGATATCCTATACTTCTCTCCGGAGGATTAAGCTACGACAGAGGCGAATCCATAGCACGTTCCATGGAACGTTCTATCAGAAGATGGGGCTATAAGGGCGAGATAATGCTGGAGGAAAACTCAAGAACCACATGGGAAAACATGACATATTCCGCCTCGATATTGAGACACAAAGGAGTCGATCGGATCGTACTGGTTACAAACTCCTTCCACATGAAAAGATCTCTATGGATGGCAAAAAAGGCAATGCCAGATATTGAAGTCTACCCGTATGCGATAGGGTCCTTGGCAGACGACATGAATTCAGATCCACTAAAATGGATACCCACGGCCGGAGCATTAAGAGACTCCACTCTGGCATGGAGAGAGATAGTCGGGCTCACGGTCTACCGAATACTGGAGTCTAGACTTCCTCGTCCCGACCATCCCTAA
- a CDS encoding GntR family transcriptional regulator, with the protein MTRENPLFPAKNVDLRQIVYEKIKEAIVEGIIKPGEKLSEVELANKMAVSRTPVREAIRQLAKTGLVSLTPRKGAFVTVPTLEDASALYELRANLEMFAVTLIAQSPPKKDLEKFRDIFFNMDNDTDPKEYLIQDRKFHNFLYEASGNRFLKGVLLDILDMINLYRPYSLAERNYLKALSEGHIAIIDAILAKDGVKAREEMKEHINLTRSGVEEYLQNHPGAIRS; encoded by the coding sequence ATGACCAGGGAGAATCCGTTGTTCCCGGCCAAAAACGTTGATCTAAGACAGATCGTGTATGAAAAGATAAAAGAAGCCATAGTGGAAGGCATCATAAAACCGGGAGAAAAACTCTCAGAGGTAGAACTTGCAAACAAGATGGCGGTATCAAGAACCCCGGTCAGAGAGGCTATTCGTCAGTTGGCAAAAACCGGACTGGTCTCACTGACTCCCAGAAAAGGGGCTTTCGTAACCGTTCCCACCCTGGAAGACGCATCGGCACTATACGAACTGAGGGCAAATCTAGAGATGTTTGCCGTCACTTTGATAGCCCAGTCGCCTCCCAAAAAGGACCTGGAAAAATTTAGGGATATATTTTTCAACATGGACAACGACACGGACCCAAAAGAATACCTCATACAGGACAGAAAATTTCATAATTTTCTCTATGAGGCCTCTGGAAATCGCTTCCTCAAGGGAGTCCTGTTGGATATTCTGGACATGATAAATCTCTATCGTCCCTACTCTCTGGCGGAAAGAAACTATCTGAAAGCCCTATCGGAGGGTCATATCGCCATCATCGATGCGATATTAGCAAAAGACGGAGTAAAAGCAAGAGAAGAGATGAAAGAGCATATAAACCTAACCAGAAGCGGAGTCGAAGAGTACCTCCAGAACCATCCAGGAGCTATACGTTCTTAA
- a CDS encoding cob(I)yrinic acid a,c-diamide adenosyltransferase encodes MTITTKGGDKGNTSLCNGERVPKDDPRVEAYGTIDECQASIGLARSMCSFEPINENLKRLEDELYTLMGCMALCEGMEPPRTDWMEDMIKEVSSMFTEGEFQFIRPGECSVCATLHMARTIARRAERQAVKMIRSGTLPLDIFAYINRLSDAIYALILWYQKEFFPVEGK; translated from the coding sequence ATGACCATAACCACTAAAGGTGGCGACAAGGGCAATACCAGCCTCTGCAACGGAGAGAGGGTCCCTAAGGACGACCCCAGGGTTGAGGCCTACGGAACCATCGATGAATGTCAGGCATCCATAGGCCTAGCCAGGTCTATGTGCTCCTTTGAACCCATAAACGAGAACTTAAAACGATTGGAGGACGAGCTTTACACCCTTATGGGATGTATGGCCCTATGCGAGGGGATGGAACCTCCCAGGACCGACTGGATGGAGGATATGATCAAAGAAGTCTCCTCGATGTTTACCGAAGGGGAATTTCAGTTTATAAGACCGGGAGAATGCTCTGTATGTGCGACACTCCATATGGCTCGAACCATAGCGAGAAGGGCTGAACGTCAAGCGGTAAAGATGATCCGTTCCGGCACGCTGCCTTTGGATATATTCGCCTACATAAACAGGCTTTCCGACGCCATATATGCCCTCATACTGTGGTATCAAAAAGAGTTCTTCCCCGTAGAAGGAAAATAA
- a CDS encoding TAXI family TRAP transporter solute-binding subunit: MGRRRGLLCLFLVSVALGTAAVAFAFQPVYVMASGNMGGTYYSLGGILAETVNEKLPGVRLAVLPSGGSAENVDLMEKGLAQFALIDSFAVMAYQGRDLYYEAPQTYLRGVVPLYPEVARILVPEDSDVVTLSDLAGKKVVLGKKGSGVLITAQQILMASGLRQDQLEPAYLGMGEGLLALQEGSVDAVIFVGPLGGGSAMEQETLKDARIIGLDDKTRKKLMDAAPYWKEFVVPAGTFDGQAEDIKTVGAWTVLCCREDLDDDLISRVAETVYDNAEDISSYIPGSVKLSPDNVDEVLIPLHDGAKKFFDGKGAL, encoded by the coding sequence ATGGGTAGAAGAAGAGGTCTGTTGTGTTTGTTTCTCGTCTCTGTTGCTTTAGGAACGGCGGCGGTTGCATTCGCTTTTCAGCCGGTCTATGTAATGGCCAGCGGTAACATGGGTGGAACCTATTACAGTTTAGGAGGGATTCTCGCCGAGACCGTGAACGAGAAGCTTCCTGGTGTCAGGTTGGCGGTACTACCCTCCGGCGGATCTGCGGAAAACGTCGATCTTATGGAAAAGGGATTGGCCCAATTCGCCTTGATCGATAGCTTTGCCGTTATGGCCTATCAGGGGCGTGATCTCTACTACGAGGCTCCGCAGACCTACCTCAGAGGCGTCGTGCCGCTTTATCCGGAGGTTGCCAGGATCTTGGTCCCGGAGGATTCCGACGTCGTGACCCTGTCCGATCTGGCGGGTAAAAAGGTGGTCTTGGGCAAGAAGGGCTCAGGGGTCCTCATTACAGCTCAGCAGATTTTGATGGCCTCCGGCTTGCGTCAAGATCAGTTGGAGCCAGCCTACCTGGGGATGGGAGAAGGGCTTTTGGCATTGCAGGAAGGTTCGGTGGATGCGGTGATTTTCGTCGGTCCTCTCGGTGGAGGATCTGCCATGGAGCAGGAAACCTTGAAAGACGCCAGAATAATAGGTCTCGACGATAAGACGAGAAAAAAACTCATGGATGCCGCCCCTTACTGGAAGGAATTCGTCGTCCCTGCCGGGACTTTTGATGGTCAAGCCGAGGATATCAAGACGGTAGGTGCCTGGACTGTCCTCTGTTGCAGGGAGGATCTAGACGATGATCTAATAAGCAGGGTAGCCGAGACAGTGTACGACAATGCCGAGGATATCTCTTCGTATATTCCTGGCTCGGTCAAACTTAGCCCCGATAACGTCGACGAGGTCCTAATACCTCTCCACGATGGAGCGAAAAAATTCTTCGACGGGAAGGGCGCTCTGTAA